In Janibacter cremeus, a genomic segment contains:
- a CDS encoding ABC transporter ATP-binding protein codes for MSDVLALAGATVVRGDTTLLDDVDWEVEEGQRWVVLGPNGAGKTTLLQLAAARMHPTSGVVGILGEVLGAVDVFDLRPRIGLSSAVLAERIPNGEKVEDVVVTASWGVVGRWRETYEDLDHGRARDLLDALGVAHLGQRAFGTLSEGERKRVQIARALMTDPELMLLDEPTAGLDLGGREDLVGRLGEIAADLEAPAVVMVTHHVEEIPPNFTDVLLLREGHVVAQGPIELTLTEANLSETFGLDLALEQHGQRWSSRARV; via the coding sequence ATGAGTGATGTCCTCGCCCTCGCCGGTGCCACCGTGGTGCGCGGCGACACCACGCTGCTCGATGACGTCGACTGGGAGGTCGAGGAGGGGCAGCGCTGGGTGGTCCTCGGCCCCAACGGTGCCGGGAAGACCACGCTCCTGCAGCTTGCCGCCGCCCGCATGCACCCCACGAGCGGGGTCGTCGGCATCCTCGGCGAGGTCCTCGGCGCCGTCGACGTCTTCGACCTGCGCCCGCGGATCGGCCTGTCCTCGGCAGTGCTCGCAGAGCGGATCCCGAACGGGGAGAAGGTCGAGGACGTCGTCGTCACCGCGTCCTGGGGGGTTGTGGGTCGGTGGCGGGAGACCTATGAGGACCTCGACCACGGGCGGGCCCGAGATCTGCTCGACGCGCTCGGGGTCGCCCACCTGGGCCAGCGCGCCTTCGGGACCCTCTCGGAGGGTGAGCGCAAGCGGGTGCAGATCGCGCGGGCCCTGATGACCGATCCGGAGCTGATGCTCCTCGACGAGCCCACGGCCGGGCTGGACCTCGGCGGTCGCGAGGACCTCGTCGGCCGACTCGGCGAGATCGCCGCCGACCTCGAGGCCCCTGCCGTGGTCATGGTGACCCACCACGTGGAAGAGATTCCGCCGAACTTCACCGACGTGCTGCTGCTGCGCGAGGGACACGTCGTGGCCCAGGGGCCGATCGAGCTGACGCTGACCGAGGCCAACCTCTCCGAGACCTTCGGCCTCGACCTCGCGCTGGAGCAGCACGGGCAGCGCTGGTCCTCCCGCGCGCGGGTCTGA
- a CDS encoding TSUP family transporter — MSWLEIGAVVLAALWAGGINTLVGSGTLVTFPTLLVLGVPPLTANISNSIGLVAGGISGTIGYLPEMKGLGRKVLQLVPMSIIGAIIGALLLLVLPAAAFAAIVPALIALGILLVVLGPRLSAWSKRRHREGAEIPAWRVVALMAGVLLAGVYGGYFGAAQGVILIGLLSALSTERLQALNGLKNVLATIANAVSSLVFIIVEPDLVDWRIAGLVAIGAIIGGGLGARFGRRLHPNALRAVIVVVGVVGLVKFVLFP, encoded by the coding sequence GTGTCCTGGCTGGAGATCGGTGCGGTGGTCCTCGCTGCCCTGTGGGCCGGCGGGATCAACACCCTCGTCGGGTCGGGAACGCTCGTGACCTTCCCGACACTGCTCGTGCTGGGTGTGCCGCCGCTCACGGCGAACATCTCCAACTCGATCGGTCTGGTCGCCGGTGGGATCAGCGGCACCATCGGATACCTGCCGGAGATGAAGGGCCTGGGTCGCAAGGTCCTCCAACTGGTCCCGATGTCGATCATCGGCGCGATCATCGGCGCACTGCTCCTGCTCGTTCTGCCGGCAGCGGCCTTCGCCGCCATCGTGCCCGCACTCATCGCCCTGGGCATCCTGCTGGTGGTCCTCGGCCCGCGGCTGTCGGCGTGGTCAAAGCGCCGACACCGGGAGGGCGCGGAGATCCCCGCGTGGCGCGTGGTGGCCCTCATGGCGGGTGTCTTGCTCGCTGGTGTCTACGGCGGCTACTTCGGTGCGGCCCAGGGCGTCATCCTCATCGGTCTGCTCTCGGCGCTGTCGACCGAGCGTCTCCAGGCGCTCAACGGGCTGAAGAACGTCCTGGCCACGATCGCCAACGCCGTCTCGTCCCTCGTCTTCATCATCGTCGAGCCCGACCTCGTCGACTGGCGGATCGCCGGACTGGTCGCCATCGGCGCGATCATCGGTGGCGGCCTTGGCGCCCGATTCGGCCGCCGACTGCACCCCAATGCCCTGCGCGCCGTGATCGTCGTCGTCGGCGTGGTCGGCCTGGTCAAGTTCGTCCTCTTCCCGTGA
- a CDS encoding TSUP family transporter: MTAWLDPTILALGLAVGLGAFVQSSIGFGIAVVSAPVIVVVEPQLMPVSLMVCAIFLPCVQLASGPREVSWRPLGWSLVARLLATPFGVLIVAATSADAIALIVGVLILITVAVSVRAVDVRPTRGSMLAAGAISGVSGTAASIGGPFMALAMQHEPPHRLRSTLAVFFIGGTGVSLVGLALAGQVSTEQLQAGLTWWPFVVAGHLAAGPVRSRLDARVLRRVVLTFCVVASLGVITRTLL; the protein is encoded by the coding sequence GTGACCGCCTGGCTCGACCCGACCATTCTCGCCCTCGGCCTGGCCGTCGGGCTCGGGGCCTTCGTCCAGTCCTCCATCGGCTTCGGTATCGCGGTCGTCTCGGCGCCCGTGATCGTCGTGGTCGAGCCGCAGCTGATGCCGGTGTCGCTGATGGTCTGCGCGATCTTCCTGCCGTGCGTGCAGCTCGCCAGCGGACCCCGCGAGGTGAGTTGGCGTCCCCTTGGGTGGTCGTTGGTGGCCCGATTGCTCGCCACGCCCTTCGGCGTGCTGATCGTGGCCGCGACCTCGGCCGATGCCATCGCCTTGATCGTCGGGGTGCTCATCCTGATCACGGTGGCCGTCTCGGTGCGGGCCGTGGATGTGCGTCCCACCCGGGGCAGCATGCTGGCTGCCGGCGCGATCAGCGGTGTGTCCGGCACGGCCGCCTCGATCGGTGGGCCCTTCATGGCCCTGGCGATGCAGCACGAGCCCCCGCACCGGCTGCGCTCCACCCTGGCTGTGTTCTTCATCGGAGGCACCGGCGTCAGCCTCGTGGGTCTGGCCCTGGCCGGGCAGGTCAGCACCGAGCAGCTGCAGGCCGGGCTGACGTGGTGGCCCTTCGTCGTCGCTGGGCACCTGGCTGCCGGTCCGGTGCGCTCACGACTGGACGCCAGGGTCCTGCGACGGGTCGTGCTCACCTTCTGCGTCGTGGCCAGCCTCGGCGTCATCACCCGCACGCTGCTCTAG
- a CDS encoding TrmH family RNA methyltransferase — translation MPITITDPGDERLRDFVGLTDVRMRRLLEPAGGLYLAESEKVIRRALATGHEPRAFLMGERWLVDLADIVEEAEAKGVPVYTGTAEVIEGITGYNLHRGALASMHRPQLPSLVEVLDGARRVLVIEDVVDHTNVGAVFRSAAALGTDAVLVTPRCADPLYRRAIRVSMGTVFQVPWTRIEAWPDGVEHLRAAGFTVAALALAPDAIGLDELSADPPERLALVLGTEGDGLARRTLGRVDLTVTIPMTGVVDSLNVAAAGAVAAWELRVR, via the coding sequence GTGCCGATCACCATCACCGACCCCGGCGACGAGCGTCTGCGCGACTTCGTCGGCCTCACCGACGTGCGGATGCGCCGTCTCCTCGAACCGGCCGGCGGCCTCTACCTCGCCGAGAGCGAGAAGGTCATCCGCCGCGCCCTGGCCACCGGCCACGAGCCGCGTGCCTTCCTCATGGGTGAGCGGTGGTTGGTCGACCTCGCCGACATCGTCGAGGAGGCCGAGGCGAAGGGGGTCCCGGTCTACACCGGGACGGCGGAGGTCATCGAGGGGATCACCGGGTACAACCTCCACCGCGGGGCGCTGGCGTCGATGCACCGGCCGCAACTCCCTTCGCTCGTCGAGGTGCTCGACGGCGCGCGACGCGTCCTGGTCATCGAGGACGTCGTCGACCACACCAATGTCGGCGCCGTCTTCCGTTCGGCCGCCGCTCTGGGCACCGATGCGGTGCTCGTGACACCGCGGTGCGCCGACCCGCTCTACCGGCGCGCCATCAGGGTGTCCATGGGCACGGTCTTCCAGGTCCCGTGGACGCGGATCGAGGCCTGGCCCGACGGTGTCGAGCACCTGCGCGCGGCAGGCTTCACGGTCGCGGCGCTGGCGCTGGCACCCGACGCGATCGGGCTCGACGAGCTCTCGGCCGATCCGCCCGAGCGACTGGCGCTCGTCCTGGGGACCGAGGGCGACGGCCTGGCCCGTCGCACCCTCGGCCGCGTCGACCTGACCGTGACGATCCCGATGACCGGGGTCGTCGACTCGCTCAACGTCGCGGCGGCGGGGGCCGTGGCCGCGTGGGAGTTGCGGGTGCGCTGA
- a CDS encoding YbhB/YbcL family Raf kinase inhibitor-like protein produces MDFTRPTAPAPYEMLPATATFEVTSEDFTDGASLPDAQIAAGGNRSPQLSWSGAPEGTKSFAVSCFDPDAPTPAGFWHWTVVDLPADTTSLPAGAGAEGGAGLPQGAFMTTTDNGTQDFGGAAPPEGDMVHRYVFAVHALDTEPGGLGIDGSVSCTVAAFTYLGHTLGRAVITGTYQA; encoded by the coding sequence ATGGACTTCACGCGACCGACCGCACCAGCCCCCTACGAGATGCTCCCCGCCACGGCCACCTTCGAGGTCACCAGCGAGGACTTCACCGACGGCGCGAGCCTGCCGGACGCGCAGATCGCCGCCGGCGGCAACCGCAGCCCCCAGCTGTCGTGGTCAGGCGCTCCGGAGGGCACCAAGAGCTTCGCTGTCTCGTGCTTCGACCCGGACGCCCCGACCCCGGCAGGCTTCTGGCACTGGACCGTGGTCGACCTGCCGGCGGACACCACCTCGCTCCCGGCGGGTGCCGGCGCCGAGGGTGGCGCAGGCCTCCCCCAGGGTGCCTTCATGACCACGACGGACAACGGCACGCAGGACTTCGGCGGGGCAGCCCCGCCGGAGGGCGACATGGTCCACCGCTACGTCTTCGCCGTGCACGCGCTGGACACCGAGCCGGGTGGCCTGGGCATCGACGGCAGCGTCAGTTGCACGGTGGCGGCCTTCACCTACCTCGGCCACACGCTCGGCCGGGCAGTCATCACGGGGACGTACCAGGCCTGA
- a CDS encoding transposase: MTYISRSEFDRAVLHVRGTGVPATLEAKLASPMGGRPRDLSVEVLFAGMLLSSTHKKNLLHTSIYSVLAGLAGNVRRHYGIEHLKVWQVRYLISAITDLYENTPLRRPEMSTTERFRRRNQLQELVDSLVGHTIKDVPSTGSYAIDNTAIDTTARLRGRRKDFNQHVTTIHAKKPLHDVDARTGYRTETYANRTHWVYGYQMGALSRVAPEDAPGSVPHLIDRIFLVPGNEAGLPETVEALDSLRESGAPVREVLVDKGYSQAAFDDFSGPMHERNIDIVMDLKKDQHTVVPNDDIGYLILDGQAFCPTLPPRLRNLHLVEDLTAKNPEGRTHITAEEQQAWDERAAARKEFMQLIAERNTYRLESKGPARNRKGIRYVCPVTTGRLDVSTHPAPHLRKECCRKSITIPFSVHGKLRQKHVWGTREWFRSYARRTAVERFFGNIKGLTGIMRAGWTLQVGLVKLQLMTAITVMAHNLKTLLRWTKAHGANGSFIAAIEVAEVEIIDPSPGIDPASLPEHLQPA; this comes from the coding sequence GTGACCTACATCAGTCGCTCCGAGTTCGACCGCGCCGTCCTGCATGTCCGCGGCACCGGAGTACCTGCCACGCTCGAAGCGAAACTGGCCAGCCCGATGGGCGGACGGCCCCGGGACTTGTCTGTCGAGGTCCTCTTCGCGGGCATGCTGCTCTCGAGCACGCACAAGAAGAACCTGCTGCACACCAGCATCTACTCCGTGTTGGCCGGGCTTGCAGGCAACGTACGTCGGCACTATGGGATCGAGCACCTCAAGGTCTGGCAGGTGCGCTACCTCATCAGTGCCATCACAGACCTGTACGAGAACACACCTCTTCGTCGCCCTGAGATGTCCACCACCGAACGTTTTCGTCGTCGAAACCAATTGCAGGAACTCGTCGATTCCCTGGTCGGCCACACGATCAAGGACGTGCCCTCAACGGGCAGCTACGCCATCGACAACACCGCGATCGACACCACGGCTCGCCTACGAGGCCGCCGAAAAGACTTCAACCAGCACGTCACCACCATTCACGCCAAGAAGCCACTGCACGACGTCGACGCTCGCACGGGGTACCGCACCGAGACGTACGCCAACCGCACCCACTGGGTCTACGGCTACCAGATGGGAGCCTTATCCCGGGTCGCGCCCGAGGATGCACCGGGGTCGGTCCCCCACCTCATCGACCGCATCTTCCTCGTACCCGGTAACGAAGCCGGCCTCCCCGAAACGGTGGAAGCCTTGGACTCGCTCAGAGAGTCCGGTGCACCGGTGCGCGAAGTGCTCGTAGACAAGGGGTACTCACAGGCCGCCTTCGATGACTTCAGCGGGCCCATGCACGAGCGCAACATTGACATCGTCATGGACCTCAAGAAGGACCAACACACGGTCGTACCGAACGACGATATCGGCTACCTCATCCTGGACGGCCAAGCCTTCTGCCCGACCCTGCCGCCCCGACTCCGGAACCTGCACCTGGTTGAGGACCTCACTGCCAAGAACCCTGAGGGGCGCACCCACATCACTGCGGAAGAACAGCAAGCTTGGGATGAGCGCGCAGCGGCACGTAAGGAGTTCATGCAACTCATCGCTGAGCGAAACACCTACCGGCTCGAGAGCAAGGGGCCCGCCCGTAACCGCAAAGGCATTAGATACGTCTGCCCAGTCACCACCGGTCGTCTCGACGTCTCGACACACCCGGCACCCCACCTCCGCAAGGAGTGCTGCAGGAAGTCCATCACAATCCCGTTCTCGGTTCATGGAAAGCTCCGGCAGAAGCACGTGTGGGGAACCCGAGAGTGGTTCAGGTCCTACGCTCGCCGCACCGCTGTCGAGCGCTTCTTCGGCAACATCAAGGGACTGACCGGGATCATGCGCGCTGGATGGACTCTTCAGGTTGGCCTCGTCAAGTTGCAGTTGATGACCGCCATCACCGTAATGGCCCACAACCTCAAGACCCTGCTGAGATGGACCAAGGCGCACGGCGCCAACGGCAGCTTCATCGCAGCTATCGAAGTTGCCGAAGTCGAGATCATTGACCCCAGTCCGGGCATCGACCCCGCAAGCCTGCCGGAGCATCTCCAGCCTGCCTGA
- a CDS encoding type I restriction-modification system subunit M has product MTQQQLEATLWRAANALRGPVDPGDFKAYVFPVMFFKWICDNHDFHHARAVEDWGDDLTDDIEADYQPFAVPAGASWQDVRETAMNIGAKLATSLHRLQQANPDLVGVFGDVNWANKERLPENALVALLDTFHEVQLDPAHVEGDMLGSAYEYLLREFAEASGKKAGEFFTPRHVVHLLVRLLDPQPGETVGDPACGSAGMLVETVNAVRTGGGDPRTLTLYGQEVNLTTAAIAKMNLYLHGLEDFTIVRGDTFREPKLLEGATLRKLDVTIANPPFSLQNWGAGDWANDPYGRAFCGVPPAKNGDYAWIQHMIATMNPDGGRVGVVMPHGVLFRGGKEGAIRQCLLEKDLLEAVIGLPNNLFYSTSIPVCLLIFRAQKAPERSGKVLFVDASARFQTGKNQNTLSDADVEVIDTAYKQGVDVDGEDGLHLRLVDVSEVEENGFDLNIGRYIQTERAAEVDVEAALAAYRDARSALRSAEVELDRKLKAAGFDA; this is encoded by the coding sequence ATGACCCAGCAGCAACTGGAGGCCACGCTTTGGCGGGCAGCGAACGCGCTGCGCGGCCCCGTGGACCCGGGCGACTTCAAGGCCTACGTCTTCCCGGTGATGTTCTTCAAATGGATCTGCGACAACCACGACTTCCACCACGCCCGCGCCGTCGAGGACTGGGGCGATGACCTCACCGACGACATCGAGGCCGACTACCAGCCCTTCGCCGTCCCCGCCGGCGCCTCCTGGCAGGACGTGCGCGAGACCGCCATGAACATCGGCGCGAAGCTCGCCACCTCCCTCCACCGCCTCCAGCAAGCAAACCCCGACCTCGTCGGGGTCTTCGGCGACGTGAACTGGGCCAACAAGGAGCGCCTGCCCGAGAACGCCTTGGTCGCGCTGCTAGACACCTTCCATGAAGTCCAGCTCGACCCCGCGCACGTCGAAGGGGACATGCTCGGCTCTGCCTACGAGTACCTGCTGCGCGAGTTCGCCGAAGCCTCAGGGAAGAAGGCCGGGGAGTTCTTCACCCCACGCCACGTCGTCCACCTGCTCGTGCGTCTCCTCGACCCGCAGCCGGGCGAGACCGTCGGTGACCCCGCCTGCGGTTCTGCGGGGATGCTCGTGGAGACCGTCAACGCCGTGCGCACCGGTGGCGGGGACCCGCGGACGCTGACCCTGTACGGGCAGGAAGTGAACCTGACCACCGCCGCCATCGCGAAGATGAACCTCTACCTGCACGGGCTCGAGGACTTCACCATCGTGCGCGGCGACACCTTCCGTGAACCGAAGCTCCTCGAGGGCGCCACGCTGCGCAAGCTCGACGTCACTATCGCCAACCCACCCTTCAGCCTGCAGAACTGGGGAGCAGGGGACTGGGCCAACGACCCCTACGGGCGCGCCTTCTGCGGCGTCCCGCCGGCGAAGAACGGCGACTACGCGTGGATCCAGCACATGATTGCCACAATGAATCCCGACGGCGGCCGAGTCGGGGTCGTCATGCCGCACGGCGTGCTGTTCCGCGGCGGCAAGGAAGGCGCCATCCGGCAGTGCCTGCTCGAGAAGGACCTCCTCGAAGCGGTCATCGGCCTACCGAACAACCTCTTCTACTCCACCTCCATCCCCGTCTGTCTGCTCATCTTCCGCGCGCAGAAGGCTCCGGAGCGATCCGGGAAGGTCCTCTTCGTGGACGCCTCCGCCCGGTTCCAGACTGGCAAGAATCAGAACACCCTCTCTGACGCCGATGTTGAGGTCATCGACACCGCCTACAAGCAGGGCGTCGACGTCGATGGCGAGGACGGGCTGCACCTGCGCCTGGTCGACGTCAGTGAGGTCGAGGAGAACGGGTTCGACCTGAACATCGGTCGCTACATCCAGACGGAGCGGGCCGCCGAGGTTGACGTTGAGGCTGCCCTGGCCGCGTACCGCGACGCCCGCTCGGCTCTCCGCTCCGCCGAGGTCGAGCTGGACCGGAAATTGAAGGCGGCAGGCTTCGATGCGTGA
- a CDS encoding HsdR family type I site-specific deoxyribonuclease codes for MGKLNESTTTQAFVLDRLKKAGWTHIPGKDLSREHEDVFLELGILDAIERLNTGAQDHPEQAPQLLNQLRTLTLSAGEDGLVETNQRVTSWLRGLRNHDFRGRNRSEPVHLVDFHDLSRNTYIVSDEVTFGAGGHKSRFDIVLWVNGIPVAVGETKDSATHGVSWFHAAKDIHDHYESNHAPFFAPSILTFATEGKDLRYAGVRTPLQHWQSWDVSTAPLGEYGWERVGRSVDTLLSPRTLLDVLSGFSVFETTRTPTGMPVLVKVLARYPQYEAVKLILDRVRDGSRNRGLIHHTQGSGKTLAMTFAAAQLMRDETLKNPTVILVADRVQLVDQTYKQFRSTGMSVLSTPESATQLRAQLASDRRGLIFTTVHKFAGAGLLSERDNVIVLIDEAHRTQEGGLGQAMRAALPNATFFGLTGTPIATLDKNTYDLFGHPDDENRTLHSYTSDRSIADGMTVPIHVTARLVEFQLDREGLDTAFGEMLDAEDLDEEARDYLTSKASRTSTFFSNPDRIEAVCADIVEHYYETIDPLGMKAQVVVADRDLCVAYETELARLLAARAAKTGTEPDEVAVVMSVQPKDEQQLQPYKLTRAQENALLERFRAFGDPLKFLVVTSKLGTGFDAPIEGVLYLDKPLKLHTLFQTITRTNRTWKHPETGQTKTHGLVVDYVGLGDGYARAMVPADPEAAKRSIDLDGLIDVFEAELPSALDLFNGIDRTKEGYEVLQAANERLPDEAARDRFAARFGVLEGIWEAAWPHERLATHREAYRFLAKVYQNIKPSSAALDLLWHRLGAKTLEMVHAHIGPVTLTKTSKEAVVADAGTIQMLLDDPTFASLQPEVQDKSAEQVLDSITARLKARIDGETGDHQVWTSLAERLDALRERAIGQAQVALDWLRDLLTTARDLKVAERVEDETGREGLDALPTLTNPHIGALTQIFQEYAPQDTPVLIGRIVDQVDAIAKEVCHEGWVAKPASVRHVRLALRKTLKDNALAGDSDLFERAYAYIEQHY; via the coding sequence GTGGGGAAACTGAACGAGTCAACGACGACCCAAGCCTTCGTTCTCGACCGCCTCAAGAAGGCCGGCTGGACACACATCCCAGGCAAAGACCTCAGCCGTGAGCATGAGGACGTCTTCCTCGAACTCGGCATCCTTGACGCCATCGAGCGCCTCAACACCGGCGCCCAAGACCACCCCGAGCAGGCACCACAGCTGCTCAACCAGTTGCGCACCTTGACGCTGTCCGCCGGCGAGGACGGGCTCGTCGAGACCAACCAGCGCGTGACCAGCTGGCTGCGGGGCCTGCGCAACCACGACTTCCGCGGACGCAACCGCAGCGAACCGGTCCACCTGGTCGACTTCCACGACCTGTCCCGCAACACCTACATCGTCTCCGACGAGGTCACCTTCGGCGCTGGCGGACACAAGTCCCGCTTCGACATCGTCCTGTGGGTCAACGGCATCCCCGTCGCCGTCGGCGAGACCAAGGACTCCGCCACCCACGGCGTCTCCTGGTTCCACGCCGCCAAGGACATCCACGACCACTACGAGTCCAACCACGCGCCCTTCTTCGCGCCGAGCATCCTCACCTTCGCTACCGAAGGCAAGGACCTGCGCTACGCAGGAGTGCGCACCCCCTTGCAGCACTGGCAGTCCTGGGACGTCTCCACCGCGCCCCTGGGCGAGTACGGCTGGGAGCGGGTCGGACGCTCGGTGGACACCCTCCTGTCTCCGCGGACGCTGCTGGACGTCCTGTCCGGGTTCAGCGTCTTCGAGACCACCCGCACGCCCACCGGCATGCCCGTGCTGGTCAAGGTCCTGGCGCGATACCCCCAGTACGAGGCGGTCAAGCTCATCCTCGACCGCGTGCGTGACGGCTCCCGCAACCGAGGCCTGATCCACCACACCCAAGGCTCCGGCAAGACTCTCGCGATGACCTTCGCGGCGGCGCAACTGATGCGCGATGAGACCTTGAAGAACCCCACGGTCATCCTCGTCGCCGACCGCGTGCAGCTCGTCGACCAGACCTACAAACAGTTCCGCTCCACCGGAATGTCCGTCCTGTCCACCCCGGAGAGCGCCACCCAGCTGCGTGCACAGTTGGCGAGCGACCGGCGTGGCCTGATCTTCACCACCGTCCACAAGTTCGCCGGCGCGGGCCTGCTGTCAGAGCGGGACAACGTCATCGTGCTCATCGACGAGGCCCACCGCACCCAGGAAGGTGGGCTGGGGCAGGCGATGCGCGCCGCGCTGCCGAATGCGACGTTCTTCGGCCTGACCGGTACGCCCATCGCGACGCTGGACAAGAACACCTATGACCTGTTCGGGCACCCCGACGACGAGAACCGCACGCTGCACTCCTACACCTCGGACCGGTCCATCGCCGACGGGATGACCGTGCCCATCCACGTCACGGCGCGCTTGGTGGAGTTCCAGCTCGACCGGGAGGGCTTGGACACCGCCTTCGGCGAGATGCTCGACGCGGAGGACCTGGATGAGGAAGCGCGTGACTACCTGACCAGCAAGGCCTCACGCACCTCCACGTTCTTCTCCAACCCCGACCGCATCGAGGCTGTCTGCGCCGACATTGTCGAGCATTATTACGAGACCATCGACCCGCTGGGGATGAAGGCCCAGGTCGTGGTCGCCGACCGTGACTTGTGCGTGGCCTACGAAACCGAACTGGCCCGCTTGCTGGCGGCCCGCGCGGCCAAGACCGGGACCGAGCCGGACGAGGTTGCGGTCGTGATGAGCGTTCAGCCCAAGGACGAGCAGCAGTTGCAGCCCTACAAGCTGACCCGTGCGCAGGAGAACGCCCTGCTGGAGAGGTTCCGCGCCTTCGGCGACCCGCTGAAGTTCCTGGTCGTCACCTCCAAGCTCGGCACCGGCTTCGACGCGCCCATCGAGGGCGTGCTCTACCTGGACAAGCCGTTGAAGTTGCACACCTTGTTCCAGACCATTACTCGCACCAACCGCACCTGGAAGCACCCCGAGACCGGGCAGACGAAGACCCACGGCCTCGTGGTGGACTACGTCGGCCTGGGTGACGGGTATGCCCGCGCGATGGTCCCAGCCGACCCCGAGGCAGCAAAGCGGAGCATCGACCTCGACGGTCTCATCGACGTCTTCGAGGCCGAATTGCCATCTGCGTTGGACCTGTTCAACGGCATCGACCGCACCAAAGAGGGCTACGAAGTCCTCCAGGCCGCTAACGAGCGCCTGCCGGACGAGGCCGCCCGTGACCGATTCGCTGCCCGCTTCGGGGTCCTCGAAGGTATCTGGGAGGCCGCCTGGCCCCACGAGCGGCTCGCCACCCACCGTGAGGCCTACCGGTTCTTGGCGAAGGTGTACCAGAACATCAAGCCATCCTCCGCGGCACTGGACCTGCTGTGGCACCGCCTCGGCGCCAAGACCCTCGAGATGGTCCACGCCCACATTGGGCCGGTCACTCTGACCAAGACCAGCAAGGAAGCCGTCGTCGCTGACGCCGGCACCATCCAGATGCTGCTGGATGACCCCACGTTCGCGTCCCTCCAGCCTGAGGTGCAGGACAAGTCGGCCGAGCAGGTCTTGGACTCCATCACTGCCCGGCTGAAGGCCCGCATCGACGGAGAGACCGGGGACCACCAGGTGTGGACATCCTTGGCCGAGCGGTTGGACGCGCTGCGGGAACGGGCCATCGGGCAAGCCCAAGTGGCTCTCGACTGGCTACGGGACCTGCTGACCACCGCACGGGACCTGAAGGTCGCCGAGCGGGTCGAGGACGAGACCGGCCGCGAGGGCCTCGATGCGCTTCCGACGCTGACTAACCCGCACATCGGTGCCCTGACCCAGATCTTCCAGGAGTACGCCCCACAGGACACCCCGGTCCTTATCGGGCGCATCGTTGACCAGGTCGACGCCATCGCCAAAGAGGTCTGCCACGAAGGATGGGTCGCCAAGCCTGCATCCGTGAGGCATGTCCGCCTCGCGCTACGCAAGACCCTCAAAGACAACGCCCTCGCTGGCGACAGCGACCTGTTCGAACGGGCATACGCCTACATCGAGCAGCATTACTGA